The proteins below are encoded in one region of Bacillus vallismortis:
- a CDS encoding bifunctional rhamnulose-1-phosphate aldolase/short-chain dehydrogenase, whose product MVKHVWDAKQAAQLPKGVEELVYRSNLIGSDRTVCNWGGGNTSMKTTEKDFRGRETEVMWVKGSGSDLATMKAHNFTGLSLDDIRPLIEREQMSDEEMVDYLSHCMIDSKHPRPSIETLLHAFLPFNHVDHTHPDAIISICCADNGKQIAKDIYGNRFVWVPYVRPGFTLSKMIAEGVANNPNAELVLMEKHGLVTWGETSEACYEKTISIIQEAEQYINDRINPNEIFGGKRYQPLPEDQRKQILADIMPVIRGAVSEEKKMILSYDDHDNVLEFVNSVQASALSQIGAACPDHLVHTKRVPLYIEWNPETHDVHKLADLIKSGVERFSSDYHAYFTRNQQEGDQIFESAPRVILIPGIGMVNTGKSYAMSKVSGALYRRAIAVMKGSTALGQFVSLNENESYHVEYWPLELYKLTLAPPEAEFSRKVALVTGGAGGIGSAACRRFAAEGGHVIAADLNIEGAKKIAGEINEAYGEGRAMAVKMDVTKEEEVKSAFEQAALAYGGIDIVVNNAGLATSSPFDETSLKEWNLNMNVLGTGYFLVAREAFKQMKQQNRGGSMVFVGSKNSVYAGKNAAAYSSVKALETHLARCIAAEGGEYGIRVNSVLPDAVLQGSAIWGSSWREERAAAYGIEPEELEEHYRKRTALLVNIYPRDIAEAIAFFASSKTEKTTGCMITVDGGVPAAFTR is encoded by the coding sequence ATGGTGAAACATGTATGGGATGCAAAGCAAGCTGCACAGCTGCCAAAAGGTGTAGAGGAATTGGTGTACAGATCCAATCTGATCGGGTCAGATCGGACTGTCTGCAACTGGGGCGGCGGGAATACATCTATGAAAACAACGGAAAAGGATTTCAGAGGCCGTGAAACAGAAGTCATGTGGGTGAAAGGAAGCGGTTCGGATTTGGCAACAATGAAAGCGCATAACTTTACCGGTTTATCATTAGATGACATCCGCCCGCTGATTGAAAGGGAACAAATGTCAGATGAAGAAATGGTAGACTACTTGTCTCATTGTATGATAGACAGCAAACATCCCCGCCCTTCAATTGAAACGCTGTTACACGCTTTTCTGCCATTCAATCATGTTGACCATACCCACCCCGATGCGATTATCAGCATATGCTGCGCTGATAATGGAAAACAAATCGCCAAAGACATATACGGAAACCGGTTTGTATGGGTGCCATACGTACGCCCCGGATTTACATTATCTAAAATGATCGCTGAAGGCGTAGCGAACAATCCCAACGCCGAGCTTGTGTTAATGGAAAAACACGGCTTAGTCACCTGGGGAGAGACGTCTGAAGCATGTTATGAAAAAACGATATCTATCATTCAAGAAGCCGAGCAGTATATTAATGACCGTATCAATCCAAATGAGATATTTGGAGGCAAAAGGTATCAGCCGTTGCCGGAAGATCAAAGAAAACAAATCTTGGCAGACATCATGCCTGTAATCAGAGGCGCTGTAAGTGAAGAGAAGAAAATGATCCTTTCCTATGATGATCATGACAATGTCTTGGAATTTGTAAATAGTGTTCAAGCATCGGCACTCTCGCAAATCGGTGCGGCATGCCCGGATCACCTTGTTCATACAAAGCGGGTTCCGCTGTACATTGAGTGGAATCCCGAAACCCACGATGTGCATAAGCTGGCGGATCTGATCAAGTCAGGGGTCGAGCGTTTTTCATCAGATTATCATGCTTACTTTACCCGCAATCAGCAGGAAGGAGACCAAATCTTCGAATCAGCTCCGCGGGTGATCTTGATTCCCGGCATCGGAATGGTGAACACGGGGAAAAGTTACGCCATGTCTAAAGTGAGCGGCGCTTTATACCGAAGGGCTATTGCTGTTATGAAAGGATCAACAGCTCTGGGGCAATTTGTTTCTTTAAATGAAAATGAATCTTATCATGTCGAATATTGGCCGCTCGAATTATATAAGCTCACGCTCGCTCCGCCGGAAGCGGAATTTTCCCGTAAAGTAGCGTTGGTAACAGGAGGAGCCGGCGGCATCGGAAGTGCAGCGTGCCGGCGCTTTGCAGCTGAAGGAGGACACGTGATTGCCGCTGACCTAAATATAGAAGGTGCGAAGAAAATTGCCGGGGAAATAAACGAGGCATACGGAGAAGGAAGGGCAATGGCTGTCAAAATGGACGTGACAAAGGAAGAGGAAGTAAAGTCAGCCTTTGAACAAGCGGCACTTGCTTACGGCGGGATTGATATTGTCGTCAATAATGCCGGACTGGCCACTTCAAGCCCGTTTGACGAAACAAGTCTAAAAGAATGGAATCTTAATATGAATGTATTAGGAACAGGCTATTTTCTTGTGGCGCGTGAAGCGTTTAAACAAATGAAACAGCAAAACAGAGGCGGAAGCATGGTATTTGTCGGATCGAAAAATTCAGTTTATGCGGGGAAAAACGCCGCTGCCTACAGCTCGGTAAAAGCGCTTGAAACCCATTTGGCAAGATGTATCGCAGCAGAAGGCGGAGAATATGGCATTCGGGTCAATTCTGTTTTGCCTGATGCGGTTCTTCAAGGTTCGGCAATCTGGGGATCAAGCTGGCGGGAGGAACGGGCCGCAGCGTACGGAATTGAACCAGAAGAGCTTGAGGAACATTATCGGAAACGCACCGCTCTGCTCGTCAATATTTACCCGCGGGATATTGCCGAAGCCATCGCATTCTTCGCTTCTTCTAAAACCGAAAAAACCACGGGCTGCATGATCACGGTAGACGGCGGTGTTCCTGCTGCTTTCACGCGTTAG
- the rhaR gene encoding rhamnose catabolism operon transcriptional regulator RhaR → MLVAERQQKIVEIVNMRSSIRVSELSDMFSVTEETIRRDLEKLEKEHKLSRSHGGAVSIQQQESEIHFSEREITNVTEKKAIAHEAAKYVKSGDRIILDASTTAWHMAKILPDIELTVITNSMKAAIELSNKENISVISTGGILLAKSLSFAGPLAERSLETYHVNKTFLSCKGFDINNGMSDSNEWQALLKKRMIERSDQTILMADSSKWGNREFSHIASLKDISRLITDAGLDPLSVKALEEKKVIVTAVPLPKRG, encoded by the coding sequence ATGCTAGTAGCAGAACGGCAGCAAAAAATAGTGGAAATAGTGAATATGCGTTCAAGCATCCGCGTATCCGAATTAAGTGACATGTTTTCTGTCACAGAAGAAACCATTCGGCGCGACCTTGAGAAGCTTGAGAAAGAACATAAACTGAGCCGGAGCCACGGAGGAGCGGTCAGTATTCAGCAGCAAGAATCAGAAATTCATTTTTCTGAACGGGAAATCACAAATGTCACAGAAAAAAAAGCCATCGCTCACGAAGCGGCCAAATACGTAAAGAGCGGAGACCGAATCATTCTTGACGCAAGCACCACCGCCTGGCACATGGCGAAAATACTTCCTGATATTGAGCTCACCGTTATTACAAACTCAATGAAGGCTGCTATTGAACTTAGCAATAAAGAAAACATCTCAGTTATTTCAACAGGCGGCATTTTGCTGGCAAAATCATTATCGTTTGCAGGACCGTTAGCAGAGCGTTCGCTTGAGACCTATCATGTCAACAAAACCTTTCTCTCATGTAAAGGATTTGACATAAATAACGGAATGAGTGACTCAAATGAGTGGCAGGCATTGCTAAAAAAACGGATGATCGAAAGGTCTGACCAAACCATTTTAATGGCCGATTCAAGCAAATGGGGGAACCGCGAGTTTTCACATATCGCCTCGCTCAAGGATATCAGCCGCCTAATTACTGATGCCGGACTTGATCCATTATCGGTAAAAGCGCTAGAGGAAAAAAAGGTGATAGTGACAGCTGTTCCCCTTCCGAAGAGAGGGTGA
- the rhaB gene encoding rhamnulokinase, whose product MIYTAIDVGASSGRVMVGELKEGKLDIQEVHRFANGFIQREGHCFWDIDHLLKQILQGLQKVKALGHERCTVGIDTWAVDYVLLDEKGNRLREVISYRDGRTDHTIGKLERTLSRDIIYQKTGIQFQPFNTMYQLYEEDRELLKATDKIMMVPDYLGYCLTGKAVTEITNASTTQLLNVSTGKFDPELLEAVSVHEQQFAPLTEPGCELGMLRNDWFPDYDLPVCKVMTVATHDTASAVIAAPGINDSWAYISSGTWSLIGVENQTPILTDLALKNNYTNERGANSTIRFLKNIIGMWVIQQVRQQLQADYSFQQLAEEARKTEPFQQFVNLNDERFLNPDSMIEEIEHYCRETRQKLPRTAGDLACCIYSNLAIIYAIAIKELETITEKPIEQLHIIGGGARNDFLNQLTADMSGKAVYAGPIEATAIGNLLMQMIAAKEVKDIKEARQAVRHSYPIKVFTPNDIDRGTIIQSFQQTVLKALSKR is encoded by the coding sequence ATGATTTATACTGCCATTGATGTAGGCGCGTCAAGCGGGAGAGTCATGGTAGGAGAGCTGAAGGAAGGGAAGCTTGACATACAAGAGGTTCACAGATTCGCTAACGGTTTCATTCAAAGAGAAGGACATTGTTTTTGGGATATAGATCATTTGCTAAAACAAATTCTGCAAGGGCTGCAAAAGGTGAAAGCGCTTGGGCATGAACGATGCACCGTCGGCATTGATACATGGGCTGTCGATTATGTCTTGCTGGACGAAAAAGGAAATCGTTTGCGGGAAGTGATATCCTACCGGGATGGAAGAACAGATCACACAATAGGCAAACTGGAACGAACCCTGTCAAGAGACATCATCTATCAAAAAACAGGAATACAATTTCAGCCGTTTAACACGATGTATCAGTTGTATGAGGAAGACCGTGAGCTGTTGAAAGCAACAGATAAAATCATGATGGTTCCAGATTATTTAGGCTATTGTTTAACCGGAAAAGCTGTAACAGAAATCACAAATGCGTCGACAACACAGCTTTTAAACGTCTCAACCGGAAAGTTTGACCCTGAGTTGCTTGAAGCTGTGTCTGTTCACGAACAGCAATTTGCGCCACTGACTGAACCGGGGTGTGAGCTCGGAATGCTGAGAAATGATTGGTTTCCGGATTATGACCTGCCGGTTTGCAAGGTGATGACAGTCGCAACGCATGATACGGCCTCGGCGGTCATCGCGGCGCCGGGCATAAACGATAGCTGGGCGTATATCAGCAGTGGAACATGGTCGCTAATTGGGGTTGAAAACCAAACGCCGATATTAACCGATCTGGCTTTAAAAAACAACTATACAAATGAACGCGGGGCAAACAGCACCATTCGCTTTCTCAAAAACATTATCGGCATGTGGGTGATACAACAAGTCAGACAGCAATTACAAGCAGATTATTCTTTTCAGCAGCTTGCAGAAGAAGCCCGAAAAACAGAACCATTTCAGCAGTTTGTCAACTTAAATGATGAACGTTTTTTGAATCCAGACAGCATGATAGAGGAAATAGAACATTATTGCAGAGAAACCCGCCAAAAGCTTCCCCGCACTGCAGGTGACCTTGCCTGCTGCATCTACAGCAATTTAGCCATCATCTATGCGATAGCCATCAAAGAGCTGGAAACGATCACAGAAAAACCGATTGAGCAGCTTCATATCATCGGCGGCGGAGCCCGAAACGATTTCTTAAATCAATTAACAGCAGACATGAGCGGAAAAGCGGTATACGCAGGGCCTATAGAGGCAACCGCCATCGGAAATCTGCTGATGCAAATGATTGCTGCCAAAGAAGTCAAAGACATAAAAGAGGCCCGGCAAGCCGTCAGACATTCCTATCCGATCAAAGTATTTACACCTAACGACATTGACAGAGGCACGATCATTCAGTCATTTCAGCAAACTGTTTTGAAAGCGCTATCTAAAAGATGA
- the rhaM gene encoding L-rhamnose mutarotase translates to MKRKASIMFVHKDKYEEYKQRHDDIWPEMAEVLKAHGAHHYSIFLDEETGRLFAYLEIEDEERWRKMADTEVCRRWWKSMSPFMKTNPDFSPVSIDLKEVFYLD, encoded by the coding sequence TTGAAAAGAAAAGCCAGTATCATGTTTGTCCACAAAGACAAGTACGAGGAATACAAACAGCGGCATGATGACATTTGGCCGGAAATGGCAGAAGTACTCAAAGCCCACGGAGCGCACCATTATTCCATTTTTTTAGACGAGGAAACAGGCCGGTTATTTGCTTATCTAGAAATCGAAGATGAAGAAAGATGGAGAAAGATGGCGGACACAGAAGTTTGCCGGAGATGGTGGAAATCGATGTCGCCGTTCATGAAAACAAATCCAGATTTCAGTCCTGTTTCGATAGATCTTAAGGAAGTTTTTTATTTGGATTAA
- the rhaA gene encoding L-rhamnose isomerase, whose translation MTIKANYDSAKQAYEKWGIDVEEALRQLEHVSISIHCWQGDDIEGFEINKGELSGGIDVTGNYPGKAQTPEELRRDLEKALSLIPGKHRVNLHAIYAETNGEAIERDELKPYHFENWVKWAKDLGLGLDFNPTLFSHEKAADGLTLSHPDPNVREFWIRHCIACRRIGEYFGKELGTPCLTNIWIPDGYKDIPSDRLTPRIRLKESLDRIFAVEVSEQHNLDSVESKLFGLGSESYVVGSHEFYLAYALTNQKLCLLDTGHYHPTETVSNKISSMLLYTDKLALHVSRPVRWDSDHVVILDDELREIALEIVRNQALEKVAIGLDFFDASINRVAAWTIGTRNMIKALLYALLLPNDYLKQLQEEGRFTERLALMEEFKTYPFGAVWDSYCEQMGVPVKEEWLEDIKDYEQQVLLKRKASSPIV comes from the coding sequence ATGACCATAAAAGCCAATTATGATAGTGCAAAACAGGCGTATGAAAAATGGGGAATTGATGTTGAAGAGGCGCTTCGGCAATTAGAGCACGTGTCCATTTCAATCCACTGCTGGCAGGGGGATGACATAGAGGGCTTTGAAATAAATAAGGGCGAGCTTTCAGGCGGGATTGACGTGACCGGCAATTATCCCGGAAAAGCGCAAACCCCTGAAGAATTAAGAAGAGATTTGGAGAAGGCGCTTTCTCTCATTCCTGGGAAGCACCGCGTAAACCTGCATGCGATATACGCAGAAACAAACGGAGAAGCGATAGAACGGGACGAATTGAAGCCGTATCATTTTGAAAACTGGGTGAAATGGGCGAAAGATCTCGGTCTCGGTTTAGATTTTAATCCGACCTTGTTTTCGCATGAGAAAGCGGCTGACGGACTCACCCTTTCACACCCCGATCCGAACGTCAGGGAATTTTGGATCAGGCACTGCATCGCATGCCGGCGCATTGGGGAATACTTCGGGAAAGAACTAGGCACACCTTGCTTGACGAATATTTGGATTCCCGACGGATATAAGGATATCCCGAGTGACAGGCTGACACCGCGTATAAGATTAAAAGAATCATTGGATCGGATCTTTGCAGTGGAGGTCAGTGAACAACACAATCTTGATTCAGTCGAAAGCAAACTGTTCGGTCTTGGTTCCGAGTCATATGTTGTCGGCTCTCATGAATTTTATTTGGCCTACGCTTTAACGAATCAAAAGCTTTGTTTGCTGGATACAGGCCATTATCACCCGACTGAAACAGTATCAAACAAGATTTCGTCCATGCTGCTTTACACAGACAAACTCGCCTTGCACGTGTCCCGCCCCGTTCGTTGGGATAGCGACCATGTTGTGATTTTAGATGATGAATTGAGGGAAATCGCGCTTGAAATTGTACGTAATCAGGCTCTCGAGAAGGTCGCTATCGGCTTGGACTTTTTCGATGCCAGCATTAACCGTGTTGCCGCCTGGACCATCGGAACGAGAAATATGATCAAAGCTCTATTGTATGCATTGCTTCTCCCGAACGATTATTTAAAGCAATTGCAGGAAGAGGGCCGCTTTACAGAAAGGCTGGCGCTGATGGAGGAATTTAAAACATATCCTTTCGGTGCCGTCTGGGATTCCTACTGTGAACAAATGGGCGTACCGGTAAAAGAGGAATGGCTCGAGGATATAAAAGATTATGAACAACAAGTGCTTTTAAAAAGGAAGGCATCATCTCCGATTGTCTAA
- a CDS encoding Gfo/Idh/MocA family protein produces the protein MIRFAIIGTNWITDRFLESAAEIKDVQLTAVYSRSAERAAEFAAKHGAEHTFSNLQEMAASDCFDAVYIASPNALHKEQAVLFMNHGKHVLCEKPFASNTKETEEMISAAQKNGVVLMEAMKTTFLPNFKELKNHLHKIGTVRRFTASYCQYSSRYDAFRNGTVLNAFQPELSNGSLMDIGIYCIYPAVVLFGEPQDVKANGYALSTGVDGEGTVILSYDGFEAVLMHSKISTSYAPAEIQGEDGTIVIDTIHRPERVEIRYRDGRLENISIHDPKPAMFYEAEEFVTLIKENKQESEENTFERSMITAKIMEEARKQMGIVYPADQA, from the coding sequence TTGAGTCGGCAGCGGAAATAAAGGATGTTCAGCTGACAGCTGTTTATTCAAGGTCGGCTGAACGAGCTGCCGAGTTTGCCGCTAAACACGGTGCTGAGCACACCTTCTCAAACCTTCAGGAAATGGCGGCAAGCGATTGCTTTGACGCTGTATACATAGCCAGTCCCAATGCTCTTCACAAGGAGCAGGCCGTTCTCTTTATGAACCATGGCAAGCATGTGCTTTGCGAAAAGCCGTTTGCTTCCAATACAAAAGAAACGGAAGAGATGATTTCAGCGGCTCAGAAAAACGGTGTTGTCCTTATGGAAGCAATGAAGACCACTTTCCTGCCAAACTTCAAAGAGCTGAAAAACCACTTGCATAAAATCGGCACCGTCCGCAGATTTACCGCAAGCTACTGCCAGTATTCCTCACGGTATGACGCATTCAGAAACGGAACCGTCTTGAACGCATTTCAGCCTGAGCTTTCCAACGGGTCCTTAATGGATATCGGCATTTATTGTATTTATCCTGCTGTCGTGCTGTTTGGCGAGCCGCAGGATGTGAAGGCGAACGGATATGCTTTATCTACCGGAGTGGATGGAGAAGGAACGGTCATTCTGTCTTACGACGGGTTCGAAGCCGTTCTGATGCATTCTAAAATATCCACTTCCTATGCCCCCGCGGAAATCCAGGGTGAAGACGGGACGATTGTGATCGATACGATTCACCGGCCAGAACGGGTAGAAATCCGCTATCGCGACGGCCGCCTGGAAAACATTTCGATTCACGATCCTAAACCGGCGATGTTCTACGAAGCGGAAGAATTTGTCACGCTCATAAAAGAGAACAAGCAGGAATCTGAAGAAAATACATTTGAACGGTCCATGATCACTGCGAAAATCATGGAAGAAGCAAGAAAGCAAATGGGAATTGTGTACCCTGCTGATCAAGCCTAA